AGCCTGcctaatttaataaaaagattgtAGAACAAGGTCTCgccattgctcaggctggtctcaagcgatcctctcgccCTGGCCTTCCAAAAAGCTAGGATTACaacagcggcgcctgtggctcaaaggagtagggcgccggccccatatgccggaggtggcgagttcaaacccagccctggccaaaaaaaaggaagaaaaaaaaaaaaaagctaggattacaggcgtgagccgccggCCTGCCTGCAAGCAGCGTTTGAAGTGCAGCAACATTGCTCCGATGGGGCCCGCCTCTGCACAGCGACTGAGACTGGAGCTTCGCGGCCCCAGCAGAGAACCCTTAGGTCGGAAACCGGCGAGAGAAAGGCTCAGAGGGTTGTAGATCGTGCTTCCGGCCGAGGGGGGCGGGGACAAGCAAACGTGTCCCGGAACCAGAATCTCACAACCTCCAGGAAGGGCTCTTTAAGGGCGAGCGGAGGCCCGAGCTGTTCAGTGTCCGCAGGCTGTTGAAGTCCGGCAGCGTAGACCGAGGGTTTCGGAGCGCTGCCAGTCTCCAGCTTCTAGAATCCCTATTAGTGCTGGAGGCTTTTGACTGGGAAGTTAATACGTATTTGGTTAAACAAGAAACTTACtgctcaggcggcgcctgtggctcagtcggtaaggcgccggccccatataccgaggatggcgggttcaaacccgccccggccaaactgcaaccaaaaaatagccgggcgttgtggcgggcgcctgtagtcccagctacttgagaggctgaggcaagagaatcgcttaggcccaggagttggaggttgctgtgagctgtgtgaggccacggcactctaccgagggcgataaagtaagactctgtctctacaaaaaaaaaaacttactgctCTTAGGATGATTAGCCATTGAGTAGGGATTAACGTCTTTGCATTTATCTCTGACCTGGCTGATTTCGCAGGGGACTGCTTTTACAAATTACGCGGAGACCTTTCCTATAAATCGAGTGATAATGCGCACCTCCAAGGTTTGGATTAAAACGTATTTAAGACATAAATATTAGGCCAGAAATTAAATCCTCAGCAAttcaagctttaaaaaaaatcaggtgttaaCCTAATGTAGTAGGTGTTCCAATTTACCACAACTTTTAAGATGTTAAGATTGATTGCCAGAGTTGGAGTGCATCTGACaactctgctcccatttgaaaaCCTCATTGGGGGTCCACAATTTTTTGGCTTACCCGGCGACATTATAGAGTTGTCTTCtggcacacattaaatacacaaatactaactaAAGATGACGGGCCAAAAGTTCACGCAATTTTTATGATATCCACCACCGCAGACGAGAAAAAGTCCTCATGTAATCTGCATGGGGCCCGTGTGCAGCTTTGATAGGCTATCTCATTAAAAACGTTAGTGACCATGGGCTGAAGCACTGACATTAGAGGAGACTCCTAACTATTCTCAGTCTGCCCCTCACCACACGACAGTCTGTTTTCAGCAACATTGACAACACTGCAAACTGAAATATGAAAGTTTCTAGTCCTATAAAGCCAAGTGGTCAGTCTAGTATACACTCACGCAGAACACATGACTTTGTCAGGTAGCTTTCTGTGATAAGACTGCTACCCTCCAGAAGACCCAGACCATCCACCCAGCTGTTACATAGTTACCCTCACAGCCTTCCATTTGCCTAATCTTTCCAAGTGGGTTTCCTGAAACTCATTATCATTTTGCCATTCCCTCTGCTAGGGTCAGTTTCCCTTGACAATTACATGAAGGTTAATTGACTGCCATCTGCTCTTACAAGTTTAAACGTTGTCACTAAGTCAAAAGGAGTGCGTGTTTTCCATTTTGCCTAATATATACGACCCTCAAGTAGgcattttaacataaatttaaagAAACTGGGAACAGTCACATAGTAGCTAGGTAGAAATCAGATTGAGCCCACTCCCAACTACTGACCACCTGCTGCAGATGCTTGGTCTCTGCTTCCTTTTAATTCTTAAAAGGCACTCATGGAGAGCCCTCAGTTTTACCTTTCTCTAGCAGTTGCACATCCCAAGAGTGCATTTAATATTACACAACTATATAAATGCTTTGACTCTTCTTTCCTGTTCTTATCTAAGTCAATGTAAAAGAATCTCCCTTGTGCTTCCAGACATTTGATCCCCAACATCCAAAAGTTGTCCTGACAGATTTGTCTATGTATGACCCCATAGAGACCAAGAAAAACTAGTAGTGCTACCCAGTAGTTTAAGTGTTATCTTAATTACTTCTTTGCCCAGATTCTGGATTGTTACTTTGGTTCAAAGTCTCAGAAAGAGCTATAGAACTGTAGCAATTACAATTAACCCTGAGATACACAAAGATCTTAAGGATTCTATTTGTAAGCAAGCATTGGTCATCAAACCCAAATACCAGTTTCCAGCCTTCAGGATTTCCCAATTTTCTCTGACTGGAAAGAAAACTTACATTTCATGATTAAATCTTTGAAGATCCTGATGCACAGGGACCTATGAATCTCATGACAACTGCTCTCTGGAATCTAGCCCACTTTTAACATATATGGAAGCCCTGTTCCCTTTGAGCCATGTGGAACAGTGGCATTCTCCCACTCACTGTAAAATTCCAAGTGCAACACAAATGGTCCTTTTAATAGGTACTTCAATTATCAGTAGGTATCATTCTCACTTTTGCCTCTAAGTGTTGGTTCTATTTTTACTATGCACATTTTGAGGGTAATCAGCAGGAACCATGCCCTCATATCCTTAGTAAACCTGTTAAGTGGACTCCCAATATGCAGGTAAGGCAGAGATGCCACCAAAGAACCTATACTCAGACCACAAGGAAATAGCATTTAATGAACCTCCCCTCCATTTGGCTTCAAGCCACCAGGACACAAGCCCCTCCAACACCCTTAATCTTCTCTTCAGCTCTTCTGCTGAAGAATTTGGCCTTCACAATGACTGGCTGCTTTGGGAGTTTTCCCTTCCCCAGAACTTTGTAGTAGccctagaagaaaaaacaaaagaatttacaATACTCTACAGCAGGTACCAACTCCCCTGGGTATAAGAAAAGATTCCTGCCAACCCACTTTCTAAAACCCAGGGAGGGAATGTTACTGATCTGGGCACTAACAGGGGCACTGATTGCCCCTGCCAGTGAATCAAGACCAGCAGATTCTCTTCGAGGACTCTAGCACACCAGGACAAGAGTTGTGTCAAGATGTGACTCTAGTCTCGGCAAAGTACAAACTTTCCTCTCCAGCTCAATACCCCCAAtaagggaagcagaaagagggacggagggaggggggtgggaccttggtgtgtgtcacactttatgggggcaagacatgattgcaggagggactttacctaacaattgcaatcagtgtaacctggcttattgtaccctcaatgaatccccaacaataaaaaaaaataaaataaagaaaaaaaatacccctAATAAGTAAAAATGGCCAGCCATATTCCCAGCAATGCTTCAAGTCCTGACCACCAAAATTGCGCAAAAGACACTATGCAGGATGGCTGATGAGAATTTAATGCTTAACTGAAGACTCTCTGGGGTTCTGGCCTTTAAAAATACATCCATATTCATGGGAGACTGACAAGAATGAGAACCACAAttgacatacaaaaaaaaaatgttctgaaggTTTTGGGGGAAGAAATCTCTTCAGATAATGTAGGGCCTTGCGTAACAAGTGAGCATATTAGGACTTTATGAGGAACATGAAGGGCCAGAGCTGCACCTCAACCTAACTAGCTAAAGTTCAAGGCAAGGAATGTAAATTTGTTGCATTGTGGGCAATGACAGTAGGCACATTGGAAAGACATTCAAGCAAAGATGTAATTATTTGTGAAAGGGAAGATAGGAGCAAGCCAGGGAGTGGGGCAGGACAGAATTCCATTTTGATCACAGTGAATAATTTATGCTAATTCTACCAAAATGTGGAATTGTCTGGCATGTAACCTAGTCAGTATAGGATAGAATTCAGGTAGGAAATTAGACTAAGCCAGAGTTTTGTAAAGGCAAGAAACTATATAAAAATCCCCCAAATTCACTCACCGATCGTACTACATCAATGATGGGAGCAACTCCTGTCTTATTTTTGGCAGCATTTACCCGTGTCTGCTCACTGACCAATGTCCACAATTTATCAAGGTTAACGGTTGGGCAGTAGCTCTGGTTCCTCTTTAAGTGGTAATGCCTCATACCAACTTTCCCAAAGTAACCTGGGTGactgggaagaaaaagcaatcatcCTTATAACCTCACTCTGATTAAGAATCTATGTTTATTATCTTTATAGTTATTTCCCATTACAGTAGAAATTGTTCAGTGGTATAGAACAGCAACTTCCACACAACAGGCACACAATCCATTTGATGAATTAACCTTTAGAAACCAACAAAGACTATCAAGGAGAAAAAGTTAGCCTTATTTCATAGAACCAGTATCAATCATTAAGGAAGGtaagaataatattaaaatcaCTTGACAGCATTCTATGAAAAATCCACACATTCCTATAATACAGAGCTTCTAAAGAACCAATTGTATCTTTAACTTGAGGATATAAGTGAGTCTAACAGTTGTGTAGGTCAAGATGAACCCATGTCACTAACCTGGTGACTGACTGTGCCATTAGGGTCACAGCCAGCGAATAAGGTCAGCAGTTACTCTTCGAGGACTCTAGCACACTAAGGCAATAACCAATACCCAAGCGTGACTCTAGCCTCGATGACAGGTTTTCAGTTCACATCAAGTGTTACCTTGGTAAAAATGACTAACAGGCCAAAAGAAGAGGCTACCTTCCAGCCTTTAGAACATTCTAAGCCTGCCCTCTGCCTATACTTCCCAAGCTGTGTCAGTAAAAGCAGTCCAAGGAGACTCACTATTTGTCGAAGTTAATCCTGTGATGATGCATGCCACCAGCATTACCTCGGCCTCCTGGGTGCTTCCTGTGTTTGCCTGCAGAAATAAAAAACTACACTGCTAAGTAGCCCTCTCAAAATTATCTGGCGCAAAAGGTATATCCCCACTCTTTATGTGCCCTTACACTGTTTTCCAGTCTGAATACCTTTCAGTACTACTATTCCTTCAAGACTTTGTTCAAGATTCTTTCAACATCTTTTCAGTGCTCCACCTGACAGCACTCCACTTCTTCAAATAATACTGTACCCCGTTCAATTTTTATCTCTCCAATGACAAAAGGAGCCCCAGGCCAAACAGGAGGGGAAGCTGGCACTTACCGATACGGCCGTGGCCGTGGCTCACGTGGCCCCGAAGCTTCCGGGTCTTCCTCAATCTGGATGGCTGCGTGGAAAAAGGAGCTTAGTGGTAAGGCCTAAGGAAAAACGGGAAGAGGGAGAAGCCTGCCAGCGTGCGGTGGGTCTGTGGGCCAACGAACTGCCTTCCCGCGCCTGCGGCAAAGTTGAAAACAGGCACTAGCCCAGGGCCGCGTAGTCTCATCGCCGTGGCACTCGGGCTCGCATGTCTCAAGAGATCCGAACCCTAAACCAAACACGCGGTCCCAGCCTTCCGCCACGCCTCGGACCCACGCCGGCTACCCTGCCCGGCGGCCGACCCTGCACGGCCTGGAAAATCTGGCCAAGGCAGGGGGTTGGGTTGGCTTGGGGGCAACAGGACTACAGCTCGGAGTCCAGGCCAACATGGGGACAGAGGCAAGAAAAGAATCACCTACCATGTCGGCGGCCGAGACGAAAGAGGAAGGCCTTTGCGAAGTATCGCGAGATATCGAACACGGTGGGAGGAGCAAAAACCTCACTTCCGGCCAGGGACACCGGGTCTCGGGCGGCGTTTCCTCAGTCTCGCGGGTTTTGTGCTTCTGCTGACTGTTTCCTCTTTCTGCTCGTAGTCGTCTCCTCTGTGGTCTCGTCACGCCTGGAGGTGGAGGCGTGGTGCCCGCGAACTCTTACAGATGCAGACGGTCGTGACATGGTTGGAGACTGAAAACTGTTGAGAAATCCGGAGCTTGGGCACCACGAGGCACGCCGCGGAGCCCTAAGAGGGCAGGGCTGTTTCTTGGCGCCTGGGCCGGGGAACCGCTTTGGCCCACCCAAAGGGCCTCTCAGCTCCTTCCAAGATGCCCCAGACCTGGGCGGTCGCACACGCTTCACCTGTCTTTAGTGGTTTGCTCCTGCCGTGTCATAATGGCTGCTCATTTGTCTCTCGTCCTCAGTGAGGAGCCACAAGGCAATATTTAACTCTCGTGTGCCCACCTGGTGCCTCGCTCTGCTCTTTTTGACGTTCGTGGGGTCTCCTGAAATGCCGTCTTCTGGGCCTGTTTGCCGGTACTCATGAGTGGCCACTCTGTCTTTGTCCTTTGCCCTTGTGCTATCTTGGATGTATTCTCGAGTTTGAACAACCTAATAACGCCTTTGGGGCCTATGTGCCTGATTGCtacatggttctttttttttttttttttttttaatttggccagggctgggtttgaacccgccacctccggcatgtgggaccggcgccctacccgctgagccacaggcgccgccctgctacATGGTTCTTTTAATCTATCCCCAGCAAATACTTTTTCCAAACGCAACATTGAGGTGTTCTTCACAATCTACTTTAACACGATTGTGACCCTTTCTTCTCCTGGACCAGATTCAAGCCTCTCTTCTGTAAAACTTCTCTCTATTTAGAGAAGTATATATAGTAAGTATAGTTCTGTTTCTGTGAAACTTCTCTATATAGAGAGAAGTATATATAGTAAGTATAGTTGCTCACTTACCCACCTTTACCACACAACCTACTACATAGCTCTTATATATTACTGATGTATATTTGTCTTCCCAACCAAACCCGATTCTTTATGGGCTCAAGGATCGTTCATTCATGCATTCCTTGAATTCATGCAGTTCTTGGCATATGTTCAACTTTCTTCACTAAGTGGAAGAGGCATCTCTGCTGTCTTAAGTTGCTCTTTCAAAACCAGTGTTCTCCACTCAATTCtgtgtttgtatttttctctgcCTTGCTCCCTTTAGCTAAAACATATTTTGTCTAAAGTATCCTGAATTCTCAGTCTCTACTACCCATCCTCTTTCCTTTACAGCTAAGCTTTCCAAAAGAGTAGTCTACAAATCCTGACCATTTGCACTGCAGTCTAGTTCCCAGTCCCACACTTCAGTGGAATTGCTCTTAGTAATGCCATCAATAAGCATTCAGTTGCTGAACTGAATGGACTCTTACCATTCTTTATACCACTTGTTCTTTCTGTTATACTTTAATTCTTTGCCGCCTTTAACTAGAGAAACTTTGCCTTTCTCCGCAGTCTTTTCACATTCTTCTACTGTTTACATCAGTGTTTTCCAAGcttttttttatcttatagtacatttgaatctatagttaaacttccgtggcacacttaaattatgttgatcaagaaaaagtaaaaaaaagaattactgtgctttgaactttttttttgagacagtctcattatgtcaccctctgtagagtgctttggcatcacagctcacagcaaccttaaactcttgggcctcagcctcccaaatagctgggactacaggcgcctgccacaatgccgggctattttgtttttttgtagttgtcattgttgcttagcaggcctgggccgggttcaaacccaccatccctggtgtatgtggctggcaccctaacccctgagctacaggcaccaagcctgaacttcttttgaaaataatttaattaggctcagcgcctgtggctcaagcggctaaggcatcagccacatacacctgagctggcgggttcgaatccagcccgggggcCCGACagacaacaatgaaggctgcaaccaaaaaatagtcgggcgttgtggtgggcgcctgtagtcccaactacttgggaggcagaggcagtagaattgcttgagcccaggagttggaggttgctgtgagcggtgatgccacagcactctacccagggcgacagcttgaggctctgtctcaaaaaaaaaaaaaataatttaattaataatgatCCATAAATTTTTGtgacacacctaagatcttctcagggcacaccagttgaaaatcactgatttagggcagcacctgtggctcaaggagtaggcactggccccatatactgggggtggtgggttcaagcccggcccctggctaaaagtgcaaaaaaaaagaaagaaagaaagaaatcactgatTTAGATATTGAAGTTTCCCAGCCTTGTGTTCCTCTTATCTTTTCACAGTACATGGTCTTCTTGGGTGGCTTAAGTTCAAATCTATTGCTGAGCTCCATATCCGTGTGGTCACTTAATTACTGGTTAGTAACTTTTGAACATTTGATAGACAAACACCCAAAGACTCAAACTCTCCTGTTCACTCTTGCCTTCTTTATTCTATAGGTTGGTGTGTGGTACTGTTGTCCACATAGATAATGAAAATTGTCCCCAAGTCTTTTAACATACTGTCACCATATCCTTTTATTTATCTCTCAAATCTGCTTTTTTCGACCCCTGTCTTTATTCAGGTTCTCATCATGACTTTTCTGGAGATTTCAATACCCTCCTGTGATCACTTTGCCTGCATTCTAATCCTCCTAGAGTCTATCCTTTGTGCTTCCACCATGTTAGTATTCGCAAAACGTGACTTTCATTCTTTTACTTATTTGGTCAAAAAGTTCAGTAGCTTCTGTTAGCAACAGAATACAGCCCACCTGCCTTTCCAGCCTTACCTCACCTTCTCCCCTACTTTCTAATGCAGCCGTACTTGGTACattccttctccatttttgtctttgcttATAACATTTCTCTTGCCTGGAGTGCCCATTCTCTTCCTGACCAGGTATCTTGAATAttcctcaatcttttttttttttttttaataggtatgGCGTGCCCATCCTCTTCCTGACCAGGTATTTTGAATATTcctcagtccttttttttttttttttcttactcaggctggtct
This is a stretch of genomic DNA from Nycticebus coucang isolate mNycCou1 chromosome 14, mNycCou1.pri, whole genome shotgun sequence. It encodes these proteins:
- the RPL27A gene encoding 60S ribosomal protein L27a; protein product: MPSRLRKTRKLRGHVSHGHGRIGKHRKHPGGRGNAGGMHHHRINFDKYHPGYFGKVGMRHYHLKRNQSYCPTVNLDKLWTLVSEQTRVNAAKNKTGVAPIIDVVRSGYYKVLGKGKLPKQPVIVKAKFFSRRAEEKIKGVGGACVLVA